The nucleotide sequence CAAAGCCCAAAAAAGTGGTAGCCAAGAGTCCAGCCAAGGCGAAGGTCGTGAAGGCAAAAGCAGCCAAGCCCAAGGCCACCAAACCTAAAGCGGCCAAGGCAAAGAAGGCAGCGGCCAAGAAGAAGTAAGCCCCGgtggaagaattttcttctgtacCTCAACCCAACGGCTCTTTTAAGAGCCACCCAAATATTCTCAAAAAGTGCTGAAAAAGATAgtttctttcattttgtctAACATAGCAAAAAATTTCAGTGCCACCCAAGCTTGCTCTTAGAAGCTGAGTGTGCAGTGATTTGGAGGCCCTTAAAAAGCGGCCTTTGATGCTTTAATCACTGCTTTCCTACACTCTCGGGTAGATCGTACACTCATTTTGAGAGTCTTAGGTACTTAGAGACCTGATCTTAAATCCTTAGATTTCCGAGTGCGTTCTTAGCGGTAAAGGCAGCTATGTGAGAGGTGAGGAAGCAGAGGGTAGGGGAGGAGAGGGTTAGGGGCTGCTCACAACTGGTTACTGCAAATGGAGCAGGGGTTCTTTCGTGCAATTACGATGACTGTAGAAATGCAATCATTAAAAGTTAAGGGttgccagcctgcagagcatCGCAAAATTGTCAAGCACCCAGACAGGAAGATATACTTAATAACAGACCTTAAAAAAACTACTTGAAAACCGAAATCAGTATTTTTATCACAAAGTTGTTTGCCCAATTCTTTTTACCTTAAAAGTAAATAATTAACAATTGTTTACCAAGCACTAATGAACTCGATTTAAGCAACTTCGCTCTTTAAGGATCTTGTAGGTGGCTCTGAAAAGAGCCTTTGTGTTTGTCTGGAAGTAAGTTTTCGCGAGTTTTAAGATTTACTTCGTTTTAGCCTTGTGGGTGTCGGTCTTCTTGGGCAGCAGCACGGCCTGGATGTTGGGCAGCACTCCACCCTGCGCGATCGTCACCTTGCCCAGCAGCTTGTTCAGCTCCTCGTCGTTGCGGATGGCCAGCTGCAAGTGGCGGGGAATGATGCGCGTCTTCTTGTTGTCGCGGGCAGCGttgcctgccagctccaggaTTTCAGCAGTCAGGTACTCCAGCACGGCCGCCAGGTACACCGGGGCGCCGGCACCCACTCGCTCCGCGTAGTTGCCTTTGCGCAGCAACCGGTGAACACGGCCCACGGGGAACTGGAGGCCGGCCCGTGAGGAGCGCGACTTGGCCTTGGCCCGAGCCTTCCCGCCTTGCTTCCCGCGTCCAGACATCGCAGCGAtgacacaaacaaaacacaacagcacAAATACCAAGTCGCTCCTAAGCCGCGACCGAAGCTTATATACTTCTGGAGTGGAGCGGCAGAGGCTGTGATGATTGGCTACGGAAGAGGCTCTGTGTCGGCAGCCAATAGGAATGCGAATCGAGAGATAGCCAATAGCAGAAGCAAGCACGGCGTGTCGACAGCCAGTCGAACTTCCAACCAATGGGGATGTGTCCCTGACGAGCCGCTGGGTACTCAGCGCTGCTATAAATAAGGAAACTAAGAGCAGCGACAGCATCCGTTAACTTGCATTGGTTCGCTTCGTGTTGCGACAGGAAGGTGTTTGTTTGCGCTATGCCTGAGCCGGCCAAGTCTGCTCCTGCGCCCAAgaagggctccaagaaagcggTGACCAAGACCCAGAAAAAGGGTGACAAGAAACGGCGCAAGAGTCGTAAGGAGAGCTACTCCATCTACGTGTACAAGGTGCTGAAGCAGGTGCACCCCGACACGGGCATCTCCTCCAAGGCCATGGGCATCATGAACTCCTTCGTCAACGACATCTTCGAGCGCATTGCCGGTGAGGCTTCTCGCCTGGCGCACTACAACAAGCGCTCCACCATCACCTCGCGGGAGATCCAGACGGCCGtgcggctgctgctgcccggtGAGCTGGCCAAGCACGCCGTGTCCGAGGGCACCAAGGCTGTCACCAAGTACACTAGCTCCAAGTAAGCCGTCTGAGTGTTCTCAGACTTTCTTCTACCCAAAGGCTCTTTTAAGAGCCACCCACGTATTCAATAAAAGAGCTGGCGCTGGGGTGTTTCTCTGCTCCGCAGTCCCAAGGGTTTTGCTGGGAAACAATACTGTCAAAGTGATGTTAATTGTTCGGAATGTGGGGGGTATGTGTTTATGGTAACCGGGATGTTGCCCACCTCCTTTTAACTCCAACAGAATGCTCGCGATTTTCTGAAAGCGCCCCCGAAACCGGCTTCACTTTACCCTACGCTTTAAAAGGGGGTTCTGAGGGTGGACAGTTATGTAAGTGTTCTCGTTAAACTCCCGAAATAAGCGTGTCCTGCATAGGCGTGCTTCCACTTTTCGCGTGAGGCAGTCCAGCGAACTGGGGCTAACAGGAAAAGCACACACCATTCCCCATAACCGTGCGCTTTCTTTACGCTCCAAGCCGGACAGCCCCA is from Dryobates pubescens isolate bDryPub1 chromosome 15, bDryPub1.pri, whole genome shotgun sequence and encodes:
- the LOC104298478 gene encoding histone H2A, which codes for MSGRGKQGGKARAKAKSRSSRAGLQFPVGRVHRLLRKGNYAERVGAGAPVYLAAVLEYLTAEILELAGNAARDNKKTRIIPRHLQLAIRNDEELNKLLGKVTIAQGGVLPNIQAVLLPKKTDTHKAKTK
- the LOC128897868 gene encoding histone H2B 5; protein product: MPEPAKSAPAPKKGSKKAVTKTQKKGDKKRRKSRKESYSIYVYKVLKQVHPDTGISSKAMGIMNSFVNDIFERIAGEASRLAHYNKRSTITSREIQTAVRLLLPGELAKHAVSEGTKAVTKYTSSK